GGGCCACCGCTGCTATAGCTTTTAGGCAATGGAGCCATCCACTAGCCACTGGGTCCAGCTTTTTAGATAAGTAGGCTATAGGCCTTCTCCAGGGTCCTAGAGTCTGAGTGAGCACTCCTCgtgctattcctttcttttcctcaatgtAGAGAGTAAAGGCTTTTTCTACATCCAGGAGTGCTAAGGCCGGAGCAGATAGCAATGCCCTTTTGATGTTATCAAAAGCTTGTTGGTGCTCAGGGTTCCATTGGAATTGGGCATTTCCCTTTAACAACGGGTATAAAGGAGCAGCTAAGGATACAAACCCAGGTATCCATAACCTGCAAAAGCCAGCAGTCCCAAGAAACTCTCTGAGTTGCCTCCTATTAGATGGGGGTGGTATCTGCACAAcggtttgttttctgggctcagtgagccATCGTTTACTGCCCCTAAGGGAATAGCccaggaagattacttcttgctggcaaatttgggcctttttgACAGAAGCTCTATACCCGAGTTGAGCAAGATCAGATAGTAGTGCTTGGGTCCCAGACTCACAGTTTTACTTGGTGTCTGCTGCCAGTAGCAGGTCATCCACATATTGGAGTAGGGTGACTTCAGGATGCATGGTTCTGAAGTTGTTGAGATCTCTGTGGAGGGCTTCATCAAAAAGAGTGGGGGAGTTTTTGAACCCCTGTGGGAGTCTGGTCCAAGTTAGTTGACCAGACATTCCGGTTTCTGGGTCTACCCACTCGAAAGCAAACAGCAGCTGACTATCTTTATgcagaggcaagcaaaagaaagcatcttttaagtccagGACAGTATACCATTTTCGCTCAGGGTTCAGGGTGCTAAGCAGATTGTACGGATTAGGTACTGTGGGGTGAATGTCCTGCACTTTGTTGTTGATCTCTCTTAGGTCTTGAACGGGGCTATAGTCCCCGGTTCCTGGCTTTTTTCTGGTAGCAGGGGAGTGTTCCAGGCCGATTGACAGGGCCTTAGGACCCCTAAggccagatatttctgaatatggggccttatcctatctttagcttctttgctcagaggatattgtttaatattaattggggaggctgaggttttaACTCCACCATTATTGGaggttgttttatggctaggcctgacccagcagtttctgcccaggcatctgggtaatctgttttccatttctgggatagcttgcctgtttgatcagtcttggggggtgtgaagagttgatgttcatcttctactgacatagttaaagccatgactataggagtttttactgaaggatttagaaattccATTTGGGGGCCTTCAGGGTTAAAAGTTATTCTGACCTGGAGTTTGGTGAGCAGATCTCTGCCCATCAATGGGGCTGGGCATTCTGGGATCACTAGGAAGGAGTGATGGATTTTTCCTTTTCACAGGTCCATGGTCCTCTTAGTTGTCCAAGCCCGATATTTACTGCCATTAGTCCCTTGAACTAGAGATCTTTTAGTTGATAGAGGGCCCAATGGGTCCTTAAGGGCTGAGTATACTGCCCCTGTATCCACTTCAAAGTTTACTGGGGTCCCCTCCACTTCAAAAGTTACCCTGAGCTCAGGGAGGGGATCCGAGCCCTGACTTTCCTAGTCATCCTCCAGAGTTAGAATGGCTGGCTGGCGTGGCTGTTTCTTCCTAGGGCACTATTTGGCCCACTGTCCTTTTTCTCTACAGTAGGCACATTGATCTGAGGCCAGAGGTGGTGGCTTCTGGCGTGGACCCAGGTAtccctttctgtctccctgtctcttaACTACTGGCCTATTTGTTATTGTGACCAGGACCTTAGTCAATGCCTCagtctgtcttttgcttcttttatcctccctttgctccctttctttctccctcctttgttccttctcttcctcagtttctctcttatagtataccttcttggcttctctgactaaatctctcagagtcatatcttgtaatccatctaagcattgtaactttcttttaatatccagggCAGCTTGCCCAATAAAGGCCATCGTGACAGATGCCTTTTGATCCTCTGCCTGAGGATCAAAAGGAATATATCTCCTATATGCCTCCATAATTCTCTCCAGAAACATAGAGGGAGATTCATTAGGCCcttgaataatctctcttaccttggccaaattagttgGCCATCTAGCGGCTGCTCGGAGACCCGCTATTAGAGCCCGGTgataagtggacagatgctccctaccttcAAAGGTGTTGGGGTCCCAGTTGGTTCGGTTCAAGGGGAAGTTGGCTTCGATTATGTTGGGAAGTTGTGTCGGTCGCTCATCTGGTCCgaggatatttttttctagcttccagaaGGATTCTCTCTCATTCCTCTGTCATGAAGAGAGTGCCTAAGAGTTGTTGGCAGTCATCCCAAGTAGCCTGGTGTGAAAACATCAATGACTCAATCAGACCTCTGAGCCAGGTGGGGTCCTCGGAAAAAGGGGgattgttatttttccagttatataGATCTGAAGAGGAGAAAGGCCAATACTGGTAGGCTTGTATTTCTCCACCATGGCCATCCTCTATCATTGGCCCATAAAGACGGAGGGGAAGTATCACGGGGGCTTCAGGGTTTTTAATCATTCGCTGCCAGCGAGTTCCTTTAGCCGGGCCAGCTTactccaggggaggaggggctatGTGTGCCTTGGGGAAGTCATCTGGAGGGTGCTGGGCTGGCTTAACTTCCTCCAATGGTGGAAAGGCTGAGTCAGCAGCAGGAGAATCACTTAGAGGGTTTTGGGGGTTGGGGAACAAAGGCAGGGgataaggaaagggaggagagtccagtagagtcaaatcttgagactcagggagagcagagggtgga
Above is a window of Marmota flaviventris isolate mMarFla1 unplaced genomic scaffold, mMarFla1.hap1 Scaffold_359, whole genome shotgun sequence DNA encoding:
- the LOC139704158 gene encoding LOW QUALITY PROTEIN: uncharacterized protein (The sequence of the model RefSeq protein was modified relative to this genomic sequence to represent the inferred CDS: inserted 2 bases in 2 codons; deleted 1 base in 1 codon; substituted 8 bases at 8 genomic stop codons); the encoded protein is MGQSHSTPLSLTLDHWTEVHLRAQNLSFSVKCQTWQTLCALEWPTFGVGWPPEGSFYSPLIQKVKDIIFQPGPHSHPDQQPCILTWQDLCESPPPWVKPFLVPVPTPTPPPTILSLKPSAPPPPSALPESQDLTLLDSPPFPYPLPLFPNPQNPLSDSPAADSAFPPLEEXAGPAKGTRWQRMIKNPEAPVILPLRLYGPMIEDGHGGEIQAYQYWPFSSSDLYNWKNNNPPFSEDPTWLRGLIESLMFSHQATWDDCQQLLGTLFMTEEXERILLEARKNILGPDERPTQLPNIIEANFPLNRTNWDPNTFEGREHLSTYHRALIAGLRAAARWPTNLAKVREIIQGPNESPSMFLERIMEAYRRYIPFDPQAEDQKASVTMAFIGQAALDIKRKLQCLDGLQDMTLRDLVREAKKVYYKRETEEEKEQRREKEREQREDKRSKRQTEALTKVLVTITNRPVVKRQGDRKGYLGPRQKPPPLASDQCAYCREKGQWAKXCPRKKQPRQPAILTLEDDXESQGSDPLPELRVTFEVEGTPVNFEVDTGAVYSALKDPLGPLSTKRSLVQGTNGSKYRAWTTKRTMDLXKGKIHHSFLVIPECPAPLMGRDLLTKLQVRITFNPEGPQMEFLNPSVKTPIVMALTMSVEDEHQLFTPPKTDQTGKLSQKWKTDYPDAWAETAGSGLAIKQPPIMVELKXSASPINIKQYPLSKEAKDRIRPHIQKYLALGVLRPCQSAWNTPLLPXKKPGTGDYSPVQDLREINNKVQDIHPTVPNPYNLLSTLNPERKWYTVLDLKDAFFCLPLHKDSQLLFAFEWVDPETGMSGQLTWTRLPQGFKNSPTLFDEALHRDLNNFRTMHPEVTLLQYVDDLLLAADTKXNCESGTQALLSDLAQLGYRASVKKAQICQQEVIFLGYSLRGSKRWLTEPRKQTVVQIPPPSNRRQLREFLGTAGFCRLWIPGFVSLAAPLYPLLKGNAQFQWNPEHQQAFDNIKRALLSAPALALLDVEKAFTLYIEEKKGIARGVLTQTLGPWRRPIAYLSKKLDPVASGWLHCLKAIAAVALLIKDADKLTLGQKLTIIAPHALEIIICQPPDRWISNSRITHYQSLLLDKDRIILGPPTPLNPATLLPEQSSEPVTHDCQHILAEETSIRRDLKEQPLPHPEIIWFTDGISFVQDGKWWAGAAIVSTTKVIWSSSLPEGTSAQKAEPIALTKALELVAGKKATIYTDSRYAFATAHIHGAIYQQRGLLTSAGKEIKNRDEILHLLSAVQSPKELAIVHCLGHQKGNNPVAVGNRRVDEEAKLAALNGVTMLTLSTRGEYESGDLTTSEHPDNLTSKDTDTELLDYTEPSLQFQKALHYVKNVHQLTHLGSKKLQAFLKDQEQSFPLTGSQQKEIAERVTKACRACKLVNAYPAKLPVGRRLRGTRPGQFWEVDFTEIKPARYGLKYLLIVVDTFSGWIEAFPTKKETTQMVVKKILEDIFPRYGLPKIIGSDNGLAFVAQVSQGLARTLGFNWRLHCAYRLPQSSGQIERMNRTIKETLTNLSLETGIKDWTMLLPYALFRARNTPSISLCNLTPYEILYGAPPPVRDLTPTLRPNDSFHTPLLDRLKAIERTQRYLXKQLATAYQPGDEGTSHRYQVGNFVYVRXHQVSSLEPRWKEPYQVLLITPTEVKVDGITSWIHASHLKPAPCPDSGWKLEKTGNPLKLCIRHVDRARDSPHDHQ